The Eubacterium sp. MSJ-33 genomic sequence GCGTTTACAAGGCCGATTCTGTATGCCTCATCCGCTTTAATATTTCTTGCTGTGTAGATCATCTGCTTTGCCATACCGGCACCTACCAGACGCGCAAGTCTCTGTGTTCCACCAAATCCAGGTGTGATACCAAGACCTGCCTCCGGCTGACCGAATACTGCATTCTCAGAACAGATACGGATGTCACAGCTCATAGAAATCTCACAGCCACCGCCAAGTGCAAATCCGTTGATTGCAGCGATTACCGGGATTGGGAATGTCTCGATCTTACGGAATACATCATTTCCCTTCTTACCAAACGCTTCGCCTTCAGCCTTTGTGAGTGTAGACATCTCGCCGATATCTGCACCTGCAACAAATGACTTCTCGCCAGCGCCTGTAAGAACTACGGCTCTTGTTGTATCCAGATCGATTGCATCAAATGTAGCTTCAAGCTCATCCAACACCTGACTATTCAACGCATTCAAAGCCTTTGGTCTGTTGATCGTTACAACGCCTACAAAGCCTTCCTGCTCATAAGTAATAAATTCCATGTTAATCTCCTTCAACTCTATCCAAGTATGTTACGCGGCTCAATTAGTCCTCAATCTTAACGATTGTAGAGCAGCCCATACCACCACCGATACACAGTGTAGCAAGACCTGTCTTAGCGCCTCTTGCCTGCATCTCATGAAGCAATGTAACAAGGATACGGCATCCGGAAGCTCCAACCGGATGACCAAGTGCGATTGCACCACCGTTTGGATTAAGCTGCTTTTCTGTGTCAATACCAAGATCCTTACCAACTGCGACTGACTGTGCAGCGAATGCCTCATTTGCCTCGATGATATCGAAATCTTCGATCTTCATGCCTGTCTTAGCCATAACCTTCTTTGTTGCAGCAACAGGTCCGATACCCATGATTGAAGGATCAACACCTGCAAGTGCACCTGCAACGAATGTAGCCATAGGCTTAACACCAAGCTCCTTCGCCTTCTCCTCAGACATAACAACGATTGCTGCTGCACCGTCGTTGATACCGGAAGCGTTACCAGCTGTAACAAATCCGCCTGGATTGATTGTACGAAGCTTAGCCAGAGTCTCAACAGTTGTTCCAGGACGAGGGCCCTCATCCTTCTTGAACTCGATTGTCTCTTTCTTCTTCTTAACCATAACTGGAACGATCTCTGCGTCAAATGCACCAGACTCCTGAGCTGCTGCTGCCTTCTGCTGGCTGTTTGCTGCAAATACATCAAGCTCTTCACGAGTCAGTCCCCACTGCTCACAGATGTTATCAGCTGTCTTGATCATGTGGTAATCGTTGAATGCATCCCAAAGAGCATCGTTTACCATTGTATCAACAAGCTTGCCGTTGTTCATTCTGTAACCAAAACGAGCGTTCATGGCTGCATAAGGAGCCATAGACATGTTCTCCATACCACCTGCTACAACGATGTCAGCATCGCCAGCCTGAATCATCTGAGCTGCCATGTTAACACAGTTCAAACCGGAACCACAAACTACGTTTACTGTAACAGCAGGTGTCTCGATTGGAAGGCCAGCCTTCAGAGATGCCTGACGAGCTACGTTCTGTCCAAGGCCTGCCTGGATAACGCAACCCATATATACATGATCGACCTGATCTGCAGGAACACCTGCTCTGTTCAGAGCCTCCTTGATTACGATAGAACCTAACACTGGTGCCGGTGTTGTCGAAAGTGCACCACCCATAGTACCGATTGCTGTACGACATGCGCCAGCCAAAACTACTTTCTTTGCCATGTTGAAATTTTCCTCCATTTCGTTTTATTGTTTCTATCTGTGCCGATCATGCATATGTCGACACGCCTAGATAGATAATATCATAATTTCTATGGTTTCGCAATAAAAGAAACCTTTACTTTTGTTTCTTTTTATGTACATTACGTATACTTTTTTTGTCTTTTGTATTCATTTGCAGCTTCTGATTTCCACCTTGTTTCTGCGCAGATTTTTTGTGTTGTGCACTGGAACAATTTGCAGATGTGTTATATTTTGTATTCTTTTGAGATTTTTTCTCATTTGCAGAATTTTTCATCTTCCTTGGCTTAATCAGGCAGTTCTTATCAAATCCAATCAAATCCGTCCGTCCTGCTTTCACAAGTGCCTCATGTACCAGATCATAATTATCCGGATTCCGATACTGGATCAGGGCACGCTGCATTGCCTTTTCATGCGGAGAATTCGGTACATACACCTTCTCCATTGTCCGCGGATCAACGCCCGTATAATACATGCAGGTCGATATCGTTGAAGGTGTTGGATAGAAATCCTGCACCTGCTCCGGCATATATCCTAAATCACGCAGATATTCCGCCAGTTCCACCGCTTCTTTCAGCGTAGAACCCGGATGCGATGACATGAGATACGGCACCATATACTGTTTTAAGCCAAGCTCCTCATTGATCCGTTTGTATTTCCTGCAAAATGCCTGAAAGACTGCATTTTCCGGCTTTCCAAGCTTCATCAGCACCTTGTCGGAGATATGCTCCGGTGCCACCTTCAGCTGTCCACTGACATGATATTTACAAAGTTCCCGGAAGAATGTGTCATCCTTATCCGCCATCAGATAATCAAACCGGATACCCGAACGGATAAATACCTTCTTCACCTTCGGCAGACTCCGAAGCTCCCGCAACAGCTTCAGATAATCCGAATGATCCACGATCAGGTTCGGACACGGTTTCGGGAATAAGCACTGCCGATTCGCACAGACACCGTATTTCTCCTGTTTTTTGCAGGCACGCTGCCGGAAATTTGCCGTTGGGCCACCCACATCATGGATATAGCCTTTAAAATCCGGATCTTTTGTCATCTCCTTCGCCTCTTCTATAATAGAAGCATGGCTGCGTGTCTGCAATGTACGTCCCTGATGGAAGGTAAGCGCGCAGAAGCTGCATCCGCCAAAGCACCCACGATTGCTGACAAGCGAGAATTTAATCTCTGATATTGCAGGAATCCCACCCTGCGCTTCATAGATCGGATGATATGTCTTCGTGTACGGAAGTGCATACACTTCATCCATCTCCGGTTCTGTCAACGGTTCCGCCGGCGGGTTCTGAATGACATACAAATAATCCTTATATTTTTCTACCAGAATCTTCGCTGTGATATGGTCCGTGTTGTCATATTGAATTTTGAAGCTTCGTGCATAATTGAGCTTATCTTCCTGTAATGCATCATACGACGGAAGTTCAATATAGTCCTCATACAGATGTTCCAGATTCCTTGCTTTATAAACCGTTCCATGGATAAAGCTTAAATCTTTGATGTCGATACCACTTTCCAGTGCATCGGCAATCTCCACGATTGCATGCTCTCCCATGCCATAGATTACAATATCCGCCTGTGCATCAACGAGAATCGAATGCTTCAGTTTATTTGACCAATAATCATAGTGTGCCAACCGACGCAGGCTCGCCTCAATACCGCCCGCCACAATTGCAGCATCCTTGTATTTCTTCCGAATTAAATTACAGTATACAATCGTCGCATAATCCGGTCGTTTTCCCATCTCACCGCCCGGTGTATATGCATCCGTATGCCGTCTCTTCTTGGAAACAGTATAATGATTCACCATAGAATCCATATTTCCCGCGCACACCAAAAAGGCAAGCCTTGGCCTACCATAAATTGCAATTGAATTTTCATTTTTCCAATCCGGTTGCGAAATAATTGCAACCTTATATCCATGTGCTTCTAAAACACGGCTGATGATAGCCGGTCCGAAAGAAGGATGATCCACATACGCATCTCCGATCACGTACACAAAATCCGGCTGTTCCCATCCTTTTAATTGCATTTCTTTCTGTGTGAGCGGAAGGAATCGATCATCATAGATGTATTCCTCTCCATTCTCACACAATATTTTCTTATTATTTTCCACTAATCTCTATCCTGTCTCTTACTCTTCCAAGGTTCTTCCATCCTTGATATAATAATGTGCTGTTCCGGCACCTGTTGCCACAACCTGATCCGGATTTTTGATATTCACTACCGGAACACCAATCTTGTCCATAATCAGTTTATCCATACCGAAAATCTTGCTCCCACCTCCGGCAAGAATAATCCCATGCTCAGAAATATCAGAAACCAATTCCGGCGGAGCCCCCTCCAGCATGACACGGATAGAATCCATGATCTGATCCGTCTCTTCCTGACACGCCTCAATCATCTCCGAAGATTTGACTGCCATTTTCGTTGGAAGTCCACGCACCAGTTCCTTTCCACGCGCATAACCGATCGCATCCTGTTCCCGCGGATACACAGAACCAATATCCTTCTTCAACTGCTCTGCAGAGCTCTCGCCAAGCAGCACATTATGACGTTTCCGCATATAGCGGATGATTGCCTCATCAAAATCATCACCGCCAATCTTGATGGAACTACTCTGTTGTACGCCTCCTCTTGCCACAATCGCAATATCTGTTGTCCCAGCTCCGATATCCACAACCATTGCACCGACTGCAGACTCAATATCTACGCCTGCACCGATAGCTGCCGCAAATGGTTCCTCAAGCACATACACATTCTTGGCTCCCGTCCGGTATACCGCATCGCACGCTGCACGGCGCTGTACATCTGTAACACCACTCGGCACACAGACACAAATGTTTGGTTTTCCCCATATCTTTCGTTTTGCAATCGCCGACTTTACATAGATTTTGAGCATACGCTCCGTCATAATATAATCCGAGATAACCCCATTCCGAATCGGGCGTGTCACCTCGATATCTTCCGGCGTCTTGCCAAGCATCTTTTTTGCTTTATTTCCAACTGCAATGATCTTTTTGCTCTTCGCCTCATACGCGACCACAGACGGCTGGTTGACTACGATTCCTTTGTCTTTTATGTATATGACCGTATTCGATGTTCCAAGGTCTATACCAATATCTATATTTACCACGTTTCATACCTCTTATCTTCTGGTTTCTTATTTATCTTCTTGTCTGTCAGCTTATTACACAAAAAGCCGATGCTTAAATTATAAGCATCGGCTCTTATTTTTTCAACGATTATTTAAAATCTTCACTTAGTAAATATTTCCGAACGGAACCTTTCGTCTTCTCACGGTCATCACACTTAAGCATTGCATCATCGCAAGCCTTAAGCATACGATCGATATTTCCGGACTCCATTGCCATCAGGAGATTTTTCACAGTACCCTCTACAGAATCATCTGTCTTAAAGCCCTGCTGTTTGAAATAACCTTTTGCAATCGCAAGCATATCCTGTGTAGAAATGCCTTCCATATTGATCTGATGTGTAAACTTGTCCTTTGCGTCTCCAGCCGCGCCAAACAAACGATTAATTGACTCAGTTGCTCCAGTCAGGATAACTACAACATCGTTTGCATCCTTGGCTGTAAGCTTCATCAGTTCTGTCATCTTATCCGGTGCGATCAGACCTGCATTTTCAACAACCATACATCCACCGGCAAGTTTTGACATTGCATCCGCAAGTTTTACCTTGTTCAATGCCTGCGCCTTAATCTTCGCGATTGTTTTTGCCTTGCAGATTCCCATATCATAAAAACTTCTTGCAAAATCTTCTCCGATGCTGGTCAGTCCAAATCCATGATCACCCATCATACATACATTGCGGTTTTCCGGATTGACCGTAATTGCATTAAATGTATCAACGAGATTCTTTCCGGATTTCTCCATCTTTGTATACTTTTCAAGGTAAGATGCAGCAAGTGGAAGTTTTCCTTCCTCTGCCGGCTGTGTCAGGTCGATCTGAATGCTATCTGCCTGTTCCGCAGCCTTCAACGCTTCCTCTTCTGCTTTCTTTGCAGCCTCTAAAATCTTACGAGCTTCCTCAGCCTTTGCTTTTGCTTCTGCTTCCGCCTTTGCAGCTTCTTCAGCAGCTTTCTTACGAGCCTCTTCTTCTGCCTTCGCAGCAAGTTCTTCCGCCGCTTTCTTCTTGGCTTCCTCTTCCGCTTTCTTACGAGCTTCTGCTTCAGCCTTCTTCTTGGCTTCTTCTTCGGCTTTCTTACGCTTCTCTTCCTCAGCCTTTGCCTTTGCAGCTTCCTCTGCGGCCTTCTTTGCATCTGCCTCGGCTTTCTTACGAGCTTCCTCTGCGGCCTTTAACGCTGCCTCTTCGGCCTTCTTTGCTTCCTCCAAGATGCGCATAGCCTCTTCCGCTTTCTTACGAGCTTCCTCTGCGGCTTTCTTTGCCTCTTCCTCAGCTTTTTTACGGGCTTTTTCTTCCGCTTTCTTCTTGGCTTCTGCTTCCGCCTTCTTCTTGGCTTCTTCTTCGGCTTTCTTACGAGCTTCCGCTTCTGCCTTCTTCTTAGCCTCTTCCTCAGCCTTCTTCTTAGCCTCTTCCTCGGCTTTCTTCTTTGCTTCTGTTTCGGCCTTCTTCTTAGCTTCTTCCTCCGCGCGCTTCCGGTTCTCTTCTGCACGTTTCGTAGCTTCTTCTTCTGCCTTCTGAGCCTGCTCTAAGATACGCTTTGCTTCTTCGGCTTTCTTCTTTGCCTCTTCGGCCTTCTTCAAAGCCTCCTGTTTCGCCTTTGCTCTCGCTTCTTCTTCCGCCTTCTTACGAGCTTCCTCTGCAGCTTTCAGGCGAGCTTCCTCTGCCTTCTTACGTTTCTCTTCCTCTTCTGCCTTAATACGGGCTTCCTCAGCCGCTCGTTTCTCAGCTGCTGCCGCTGCACGCTGTCTGGCTGCCGCTTCTGCAATTCTGCGTTCCTGTGCAGCCGCCTTTTCCTCAGCTTCCTTCAGTTTCTTTCTTCTTGCTTCTTCCTTCCGTTCAGCTTCCTCAATAGCCGCCTTCTTCTTTGCCGCTTCTGCCTCTGCTGCCTTCTTTGCCTTCTCTTCCTGTACCTTTTTCTTTTCTTCCTCTGCCTTATTCTCAGCATCGCCATACCGTGCAAGCTTCGATATTTCTGCGCCCAGAGCATCCTCATCCTCATCGCCAAGATCATACATACTCTTCACATCGTTGGTCGGAGTACTCCGATTTGGCACAATACTGATGATGTCATCCCCATCATCCTTAGATGTTTTCTTCTCCTGCGCCTTCCACTCTACACCATCAGAAATAATAGTTGTATTTCCCTGTTTTGTAAATGATTCGTCTTCTGCGTCATCTTCTCCGATTACCTTGACATCGCCACTGCCACCGGATAACTTTGTAGGGCGTAATTTTGCTTTCTCATCATTCTGAGGATTTTTCTTCTCAGGAGCTTTTACTTTTTCATCCTGCTTTTTACCCATGTCAATATTGAGTCCAAGACCTCCAGATGGTTCTGCAGCTCCAAGGCCACCGCCCAATCCTCCAAGTCCTTTGCTCTCTGTCTTGCTTCCGGATAATCCACCTTCCACCGGTGCACCAAGACCACCGCCAGCCGGCTTATCCAAAGATTTACCAGACTTATCTGCCTGAATGCCAACACTCATGCCAAGCCCTTCATCGCTTGTCTTCTTCGATTCTTCTTTGCCGGTTTTTTCTTTGACAGCTTCTTCTTTTGCAGATGCCTGTTCCGGTTCCTCATCCTCCAATTTAATACCAAGTTCTGCAGCTCTCTTACGACGTTTCTTCTCTTCAATTTTCGCAAGCTCCTCCGCTGACAGAGTTTTGTATTTTGGCTTATTGTGGTCCGCAGCAGTTTCTCCAGCCTCTGCAGCCCCAGACAATTGCATTGCTTCCTGCTCTTTTTTCAATTTTGCAGCCTTGGCAGCTTTTTCCTTTTCCACCTGTGCTCTTACCGCAGCAATCAACGCTTCTCTTTGATCAATAGCCACTCCCATTGCCTCCTTTCAGTCATACCTTCTCGTCAAGAATTATCTGTATTCTTTCACATGCTTCAGCAAATTCTTCTTAACAGTATCTATCTTCAAAGATGCTTTTAACTCATCTCGTGAAGGTCCTTTTTGTACCGGTTGTTCCTCTTTTTCCGCAGTCTTGGGTGTTGCCGGTATTGAATCCATGCTGATTCCAAGAGTGGCAAGCAGCGCTTCCGCTTCTCTCTGCATCTGCTCCTCTTTACGCATGTTTTCTGTTATCTTATCCCGCGCTTCTTCCATAATCTCATTGAAATTGTTCTCAACGACTTTCGTTTCCTTATGATAATCCGGGAATAACGATGATTTGAATACCGGGAAGTCGAGCTTCTTTTTTTCCGGTTTTGTTGTAAATGGAGCTACGCGAAATTCTGTTTTTTCTTCCGCCTCTTCCATTTCCGGTTTCTCAACCTCCGCTTTTTCGACTTCTTCCACAGTCTCTTCGGTCTCTTCAACCACCAGTTCTTCGACTTCTTCCACAGTCTCTTCGGTCTCTTCAGCCGCCGGTTCTTCGACTTCTTCCACAGTCTCTTCAACCGCCGATTCTTCGACTTCTTCCACTGTCTCTTTGGTCTCTTCAACCACCGGTTCTTCGACTTCTTCCACAGTCTCTTCGGTCTCTTCAACTGCTTCCATAATCTCTTCGGTCTCTTCAGCCTCCGGTTCTTCGACTTCTTCCACAGTCTCTTCGATTTCTTCAACCGCCGGCTCTTCGACCTCTTCCACAGTTTCTTCGGTCTCTTCAACTGCTTCCATAATCTCTTCAGTCTCTTCAGCCTCTGGTTCTTCGACTTCTTCCACAGTCTCCTCAACCACCGGTTCTTCGACTTCTTCCACTGTCTCTTCGGTCTCTTCAGCCGCCGGTTCTTCGACTTCTTCCACAGTCTCTTCAGTCTCTTCAACCGCCGGTTCTTCGACTTCCTCCACAGTCTCTACGGTCTCTTCAACCGCCGGTTCTTCGACTTCCTCCACAGTTTCTTCGTTCTCTTCAACTGCTTCCACTGTCTCTTCAACCTTATCACTCTTTGGTTTTTCAGGTATCAGTTCTCCGATATCAAACGGTTTTTCCGCTTCAACCGTCTTCATCTCACCAAACTCTTCATCGATTTTTTCTGAGAAATCATCCACTTGATATTCATCATCAAAATCTTCCGGTGCCAGATCCACCATCTGAAATTCAAAAGCCGGTTTTGAAACAGTTGTTGCAGTATCCAAACTCGCATTTTTGATTTTTGACTGTTCTTGAGCTTCCAGTTCTTCCACCGTCTCTGCTTCTGCTTCAAATCCATCATCTTCATCGACTACAACTACATCTTTTGAAATTATATTCTTTCTATGTATCATATCATCCGCCTGCCCTGTTGTCTCTATATTTTCTGATGAACTTTCAATATTTGATTCTTCTGATTTTATTTCACTCGTAGTATCTTCGGTATTCTTTACCTCTTTCTGTTCAGCTGTATTTTCTTCATCCGCAGTCTCTATCTTCTCAGACGTATCCTTCTGTCCGTCCTCCTGTTCAGTTTCCCTTTTTTCTATATCTTCTGTCTCTCCCCGAGCGGATTTTTTCTTTCTTCTAAACTTATCAAAAAAACTCTTTCTCTCTTTTGTTTTTTCCGTTTCGTCATCTTCCGCATTCCAAAACTCATCGAAGGCAGCCTCTTTTTCTTCCTCCGGCTGTTTTTCTGAATTCTGCGTATTTTCTGTCTTTACTGCTTTTGCCTGCACATCTTCGTTATCTTTTTTTTCTTCAGTTCCCATCTGTTCCGGTTCAGTCAATTTCTTTTCTGTTTCATCATTCTGTTGTTTTTCCTCTGTAGCCGTTTCATTCACTTCCATACCCGACCCTGCCACAGTAGTCGTTGAGTCTTTTTCTGTTTTAGCCTCAATTCCAACAGTCGTTGTTTCCTCTTCTGTGTTCGACTCTGTCACAGCAGACACGTTTTCCTCTTCCGTGCTTATCTCTGCCGCAGCATTCTCTGCTTCCGCCTTCTCCTGCTGTTTTAATTTCTTCTGCAGTTTCTTTTCCTTACGTTGTTCTTCCCGTTCCTGCTTTTTCAGCATCTTCTGCACTTTTTTCTCCGAACCCGCAGGAGTATAGGAATCCTCATACATAACCGTTATTTCTGCTTCCTTCGGATGCATCCGAAGGTCATCTGCCTCTAACAGTTCTTTTTCTTCCATACGCAGTGATTCCAGATCCGGATCATCGTCCGGTTGTTCTTCTGCCGCATATACGTCAAAATAAGCATCTACCGTTGTCTTTCCGGATTCTATGTCCGCAATTATCTGACTGTTCTCTGAATTCTGATATGATGCATGATACAGTTCTGCCAAAGTATCCGCTTCTTTCTGCTTGCCTTCTTTTTTATAAAGCAAATACAATTCAAAGCTCCACTCATAATCCAGATTATGCATATATCCATCCAACAGAACATCAAGCGAACCGTATTCCTCCGGATGTTCATGTTTATTCCAGATATACTCAATCTCCCTGCTATCATACGCCGAAGCATCAAACATATACATATCATAATAAGTCTTTGCTAACCGGAAATATCCCATCCGCAAATACAGCTCTACAAATGTATATATAATTCTTTTGGACTCAGGTGCAAGACGATGTGCCATAAGCAGGCAACGTCTTGCATCTGCGTACCGGTTATTTTTTATGTATATCTCACCGCACAGTCTTAAAAACTGTGGATTCAAAGATTTCGTCAGATCCTGATGTTCCACTAACTCAAGCGCCAGACTGTACTCTCTGGAATTCGCCAACTCTTTAATTTTATTTACACTCGTCATACTGAGTCCTGCGCCCATTTTTCTGCCACCTCTGTCAGTTTGCTTTCTACCTAGCGTCCTTCAAAAACCTTTTCAACCTTCTCAATCACCGTGTCTTTCATATTGCCACGTGTCTTCTCATACTGTAATCCGGACTCCATAATCTCCAGCAATTCCATTCGATACTCTGTATCGATCTCCTTAATATATTCCATCAACACATCTTTAAGTTCTATTACATATTCCTTCGTCTGCATCTTTGCAAGCATTTCATCCGGATTGAACTTGGATGTACTCTTCATATCTTCCTGCTTACGTCCACAAATCAAACACTCATCTGCGCCCGCTTCGTTCACATAACCACAGTTACATGTCCAGATCATACCATCTGTACGATATTTCTCTACTGCATCAATACCACGCTTCTCTTTGAGTGCAGCCAGCCTATGCAACGGCATATTGACATCAATCGGCTGATCGTTGCATGCAAATACACCACGGCTTGTCACATATTTGGAAATACGAACTTTTGCATCCTTCAACAGTAAAATATCCTTAGCCGGAAGCTTACACTCCATCGGATTCGCTTCAATCAGAGAAACATTTCCCTTTTCAAACACAAAATCCAGATCTTTCAGCAGCAATCTCTCCTCATACAAATTGGTGAATTCTACATCCGCACGAATGGCTTTGATATCATCTTTGTTATAATTAAAGAAGTCTGTTGAGATTGTAACTCCCCTTTTG encodes the following:
- a CDS encoding enoyl-CoA hydratase-related protein; this encodes MEFITYEQEGFVGVVTINRPKALNALNSQVLDELEATFDAIDLDTTRAVVLTGAGEKSFVAGADIGEMSTLTKAEGEAFGKKGNDVFRKIETFPIPVIAAINGFALGGGCEISMSCDIRICSENAVFGQPEAGLGITPGFGGTQRLARLVGAGMAKQMIYTARNIKADEAYRIGLVNAVYPLEELLPAAKKMAAGIAANAPIAVRNCKKAINDGLQVDMDQAIVIEEKLFGNCFETEDQKAGMGNFLEKDKEKKLKVVPFQNK
- a CDS encoding acetyl-CoA C-acetyltransferase yields the protein MAKKVVLAGACRTAIGTMGGALSTTPAPVLGSIVIKEALNRAGVPADQVDHVYMGCVIQAGLGQNVARQASLKAGLPIETPAVTVNVVCGSGLNCVNMAAQMIQAGDADIVVAGGMENMSMAPYAAMNARFGYRMNNGKLVDTMVNDALWDAFNDYHMIKTADNICEQWGLTREELDVFAANSQQKAAAAQESGAFDAEIVPVMVKKKKETIEFKKDEGPRPGTTVETLAKLRTINPGGFVTAGNASGINDGAAAIVVMSEEKAKELGVKPMATFVAGALAGVDPSIMGIGPVAATKKVMAKTGMKIEDFDIIEANEAFAAQSVAVGKDLGIDTEKQLNPNGGAIALGHPVGASGCRILVTLLHEMQARGAKTGLATLCIGGGMGCSTIVKIED
- a CDS encoding YgiQ family radical SAM protein; this translates as MQLKGWEQPDFVYVIGDAYVDHPSFGPAIISRVLEAHGYKVAIISQPDWKNENSIAIYGRPRLAFLVCAGNMDSMVNHYTVSKKRRHTDAYTPGGEMGKRPDYATIVYCNLIRKKYKDAAIVAGGIEASLRRLAHYDYWSNKLKHSILVDAQADIVIYGMGEHAIVEIADALESGIDIKDLSFIHGTVYKARNLEHLYEDYIELPSYDALQEDKLNYARSFKIQYDNTDHITAKILVEKYKDYLYVIQNPPAEPLTEPEMDEVYALPYTKTYHPIYEAQGGIPAISEIKFSLVSNRGCFGGCSFCALTFHQGRTLQTRSHASIIEEAKEMTKDPDFKGYIHDVGGPTANFRQRACKKQEKYGVCANRQCLFPKPCPNLIVDHSDYLKLLRELRSLPKVKKVFIRSGIRFDYLMADKDDTFFRELCKYHVSGQLKVAPEHISDKVLMKLGKPENAVFQAFCRKYKRINEELGLKQYMVPYLMSSHPGSTLKEAVELAEYLRDLGYMPEQVQDFYPTPSTISTCMYYTGVDPRTMEKVYVPNSPHEKAMQRALIQYRNPDNYDLVHEALVKAGRTDLIGFDKNCLIKPRKMKNSANEKKSQKNTKYNTSANCSSAQHKKSAQKQGGNQKLQMNTKDKKSIRNVHKKKQK
- a CDS encoding rod shape-determining protein gives rise to the protein MVNIDIGIDLGTSNTVIYIKDKGIVVNQPSVVAYEAKSKKIIAVGNKAKKMLGKTPEDIEVTRPIRNGVISDYIMTERMLKIYVKSAIAKRKIWGKPNICVCVPSGVTDVQRRAACDAVYRTGAKNVYVLEEPFAAAIGAGVDIESAVGAMVVDIGAGTTDIAIVARGGVQQSSSIKIGGDDFDEAIIRYMRKRHNVLLGESSAEQLKKDIGSVYPREQDAIGYARGKELVRGLPTKMAVKSSEMIEACQEETDQIMDSIRVMLEGAPPELVSDISEHGIILAGGGSKIFGMDKLIMDKIGVPVVNIKNPDQVVATGAGTAHYYIKDGRTLEE
- a CDS encoding tetratricopeptide repeat protein: MTSVNKIKELANSREYSLALELVEHQDLTKSLNPQFLRLCGEIYIKNNRYADARRCLLMAHRLAPESKRIIYTFVELYLRMGYFRLAKTYYDMYMFDASAYDSREIEYIWNKHEHPEEYGSLDVLLDGYMHNLDYEWSFELYLLYKKEGKQKEADTLAELYHASYQNSENSQIIADIESGKTTVDAYFDVYAAEEQPDDDPDLESLRMEEKELLEADDLRMHPKEAEITVMYEDSYTPAGSEKKVQKMLKKQEREEQRKEKKLQKKLKQQEKAEAENAAAEISTEEENVSAVTESNTEEETTTVGIEAKTEKDSTTTVAGSGMEVNETATEEKQQNDETEKKLTEPEQMGTEEKKDNEDVQAKAVKTENTQNSEKQPEEEKEAAFDEFWNAEDDETEKTKERKSFFDKFRRKKKSARGETEDIEKRETEQEDGQKDTSEKIETADEENTAEQKEVKNTEDTTSEIKSEESNIESSSENIETTGQADDMIHRKNIISKDVVVVDEDDGFEAEAETVEELEAQEQSKIKNASLDTATTVSKPAFEFQMVDLAPEDFDDEYQVDDFSEKIDEEFGEMKTVEAEKPFDIGELIPEKPKSDKVEETVEAVEENEETVEEVEEPAVEETVETVEEVEEPAVEETEETVEEVEEPAAEETEETVEEVEEPVVEETVEEVEEPEAEETEEIMEAVEETEETVEEVEEPAVEEIEETVEEVEEPEAEETEEIMEAVEETEETVEEVEEPVVEETKETVEEVEESAVEETVEEVEEPAAEETEETVEEVEELVVEETEETVEEVEKAEVEKPEMEEAEEKTEFRVAPFTTKPEKKKLDFPVFKSSLFPDYHKETKVVENNFNEIMEEARDKITENMRKEEQMQREAEALLATLGISMDSIPATPKTAEKEEQPVQKGPSRDELKASLKIDTVKKNLLKHVKEYR
- a CDS encoding heavy metal-binding domain-containing protein; its protein translation is MADVMLTSGQGFEGYEIVEYLGFLNVQSVLSSNFFKGFAAGVSEMSDSESEKLTGKLEQVNETALKRLQKIASKKKADAVIGVELNYTQFASYSVGTIASGTAVRLKKKAEEDPVTEKSLYVSNYYNRLVPRPVRVNLKGSKRGVTISTDFFNYNKDDIKAIRADVEFTNLYEERLLLKDLDFVFEKGNVSLIEANPMECKLPAKDILLLKDAKVRISKYVTSRGVFACNDQPIDVNMPLHRLAALKEKRGIDAVEKYRTDGMIWTCNCGYVNEAGADECLICGRKQEDMKSTSKFNPDEMLAKMQTKEYVIELKDVLMEYIKEIDTEYRMELLEIMESGLQYEKTRGNMKDTVIEKVEKVFEGR